The following is a genomic window from Pedobacter sp. KBS0701.
TTCGAAACCTAAAACACCATATTCTGATAAGTGTGAATTGTAAATATCAAATGGTGCCTGCTGATCAGAAATGTTTGCCAATGGTACATATTCTTCCTCGCTGTCTTCAAGCGTTAAAACGGCATGACGGTGAGAGAAAGTACCACGTTCCACATCCTGGCCACTTAAACGCACACGTTTACCTTCTGATAACAAAGTACCATAAGCCAGCTGCTCGCCCATTGCCCAATCGAAAACATTGGTTTCGTTAACCATTTTACTCCGTTCAACAAATAATTTTTCAATTTTTTTGAAGAACTTTTTATTTGATGGTAAAGCAGTAATGCGTTTACCAATTTCTAACAAAGTAGATTTTTTAACTGCAGTAACCGGAGAAGATTCGAAATCTTTCGGCGTTGCCATACGCAAATCTGCCCATGCACCACCAAATTTAACTTCAGCATTACCCGCAACAAACTCTTTAGCTTCGTTTAAACGTTCCTGCAAAATACCACGGAAATCTTTTTCCATTTCTTTTGCCAAACCAGCTTCCAACTTACCTTCTTTAGTTAACTGCTCGATATAAATTTCCCTTGGATTAGGGTGTTTTTCGATTGTTTTGTATAATAAAGGCTGGGTGAACTTAGGCTCATCAGACTCATTGTGACCGAAACGGCGGTAGCAAAGGATATCAATAAAAACATCGTTTTTATATTTCTGACGGTATTCCATTGCCAGGTTAATTGCATAAACCAAAGCCTCAGGATCATCACCATTGACATGGAAAACCGGAGACAAAGTAACTTTAGCAATGTCGGTACAATAAGTACTTGTACGGGCATCTTTATAATTGGTGGTAAAACCAATCTGGTTATTAATTACCAGGTGAATGGTTCCACCGGTTTTATAACCTTCAAGGCCTGCCATCTGAATTACTTCATACACAATACCCTGTCCGGCAACTGATGCATCACCGTGAATCAAAATTGGCGCTAACCGACTGTTATCGCCACCATATTTGAAATCGATTTTCGAGCGGCTCATGCCTTCTACCACACCATCAACCGTTTCTAAGTGCGATGGATTAGGGCATAAACTTAAGTGAACACTTTTACCCGAAACGGTAGTCACATCTGTAGAATAACCCAGGTGGTATTTTACGTCGCCACCAAAAGGGGTATCCGGGTTGTAGCTTTTACCTTCAAACTCAGCAAAAATATCTTTATATGTTTTTTGCATGATATTGGCCAACACATTTAAACGACCGCGGTGAGCCATACCAATTACAAATTCTTCAATACCCAGTTCAGCACCTTTTTCGATTACTGAATCTAAAGCCGGAATTAAAGCTTCTGCTCCTTCTAAAGAGAAACGTTTTTGCCCCAAGAATTTCGTACCTAAGAAATTTTCGAAACTTACCGCTTCGTTTAATTTCCGAAGAATGCGTTTTTTTTCTTCAATTGAGAAATTAGGCGTATTACGTGCACTTTCCATTTTTTGCTGAATCCAGTTCAACACTTCCGGTGTACGTAAAAATTTATATTCTGCACCGATAGAGTGTGCGTAGGTTTGTTTTAAAAAGGCTACAATATCTTTCAATTTTGCGGCACCAATACCAATCTCCACACCAGAGTTGAAAACGGTTTCTAAATCCGCATCCGACAAGCCAAAATTTGCCAGATCTAATGTTGGCAAATGTTTACGTCTTTCGCGAACCGGATTGGTATGCGTAAATAAGTGCCCACGGCTACGATAGCCATCAATCAGGTTTAAAACATTAACTTCTTTTAAAAATTGTTCAGGCGTTTCTGCCGTTACTGCAGGAGCCTCCGATCCTCTTCCAAAATCAAAACCTTCGAAAAATTTCTGCCAGCCAAATTCAACAGACCCGGGATCTTGTTGATATGATTGATATAAAGACTCTATATATTCGGCGTTTGCGCCATTAAGATAAGATAATTTATCCATTATTAACTGTTTACTATAAGCATTACAAAATTAGAATTTTACCTTATATAAATGGCAAAAATCTCGATTAAAATAAATGAGCGGGTTTTAAATTAATGAGCGAGCAAATGAACTAGCTTAACCTACAAAAAACGGGCAAAATTTGTTAAAATTCAATCACCCAAATGCGCTCATTCAACATTCAGTCATTTTATAATCCAATCCTCACAACTATGATGCCCAAGTTAAGGAGTAATTGCCTTTTGGATCGAGGTTTTTGATATTTTTATCAAGATCGAAAACACTTTTTGATTTCTGATCGTTACCTACACCGGCTACATTAGCCCAGTTCCCCCAATTACTTGCAGGATTATAATCAATCAATTTTTCTTCAAAATACGCTGCGCCAAAAACCCAGCTTACTTCTAAATTATTGATCAGATATAAGGCAGCGGTTTGTCTCGCAATATTCGAGATGAAACCGGTCTGATTTAGTTCCGTCATCACCGCATCTACCACAGCAAAACCCGTTTGTGCATTCTTCCACTTATTAAAGTTATCCTGCTCATTCGCAACATCAATTAGCCCCTGGCTGCCAAAACCATCCGGACTAAAAAACGTATTGCCGTATTTCTTAAACATGAAACGGAAATAATCTCTCCAAAGCAGGCCTAGTAAGATATGATTGAACATGGCTTTAGTGTTAGGCACACCTTCCATCTTTTTAATTTCCCAGTAAACTTTTCGCGGCGATAAACTACCCATGGCCAACCAGGCTGATAATTTTGAAGCCAAAATTAAGTTTTTAGAGGTTGCAGCTTGTTGCATGGCCACAATCACTTTTTGAAGATGGGCCAAACCTTCGGCTTCTCCACCTGCAAATTCAAAATCGGAACGTTGATCCTTTTGTTGAGGTAAAAGATTAAGATCTTCTAACGAAGATAATGTTCCCCAATCAATCACTTCGGCTACGTTAATCCGATCAGGTGCTGCAAAACATGGTTTAATAATCGAGTCGCGCTCAATTTTCTTTTTAAACTGATTAAAAGCATCAGGAATATCCTTGATCGGAAATGGTAGGTCCTCCTTATTATACAAGGTGTGACCGATAAAATGTTTAAGGTTGACACGTAATTTCCAAAGTGCATTTTCTACCAAAGTTGAAACATGTGTTTCTTCCCTTGCCACCTCACGGTGATGATAAACTTCTGTAATCTCATATTCCTGCACAAGCTGAGGAATAATATCTTCGGGATTACCTTCGGCAATGAGCAGGTTCCCTCCAATCTTTTTTAAAGAATTGCGTAAACCTAAAACACTTTCTAAAATAAACTGTGCCCTGATATTACCTGTTTTTAAGGTACCGTATTTTGTTTCGCCAAAAGAACGGCGATCGAGAATGTAAACAGGCAAAATCGAATCAGATTTAGCAATTGCCTCGACCAGCATTTCGTTATCATGCAGGCGAAGATCATTTCTAAACCAGACTAAAATTTTTTTGGACATCTTTTATCGAAAAGGGTGTAAGAACACGTTTACAAATTTATCTTATTTTTCTTCTTCATCAAACCCCTGAATAATTCTTTACAAATAGGTAACAAAAAAATACTCTTTTATGGAAACCTGGGTATTAACACATCTTTCAATCAAATATTGATCTAAACACACCTTAATAAAAAACTATGAAACGATTACTCATCAGCCTGTTATTCCCAATAAGCGTATTTGCGCAGCAACAGATAAAAAGTAAAGCCATACTGGAAAGCGTAACGGTTTATAACAACGGCGCACAACTTTTACATAAAGGAAAAGTAAACCTCCCAGCCGGAACATCAGAAATTGTAGTTAACAATATTTCCGGACGGGTAAATGAAAATTCGATACAGGTTAGTGTTTCGCCGGGAGTTACCATTTTATCCGTTCAATTCAATAAAGATTTCCTGAATACCGATGCGGCCAATCCTGAAATAAAAAAACTGAGTGATAGTGTTAAAATAATAAGCAACGAATTAATCAAAACAAAAAATGCAAAAACCATTGAAGAACAAACTTTGCTTTTACTCGATGAGAACAGAAAATCGGGTGGCACAAGCAATGGAACGAATGTGGCAGAACTGATTAAATTAGCCGAATACTACCGTACAAAAAATGCAGAAGTTAGGAATGCTATATCAGCACTCACACTGACAGAGGATAAACAAAACCAAAAACTAAACGCATTACAGCAGCAAATTTCAGAATTAAGGAACAATCCAAATCAGCAACTTGGACAATTGGTTCTTCAATTAACGGCAAATGAAAATATAGATGTCAGTTATCATGTTTCGTATGTTACACCAAATGCAAATTGGCTGGCCAGTTATGATATAAAAGCGGTGGGTACCTCCAATCCCTTAGGCATAGTGTATAAGGCTGCAATTACACAAAGTACAGGCCTCGATTGGAAAAAAGTTAAGCTTTCTTTATCTACCGGTAACCCAAATTATAACATTACTGCACCAAATTTAAACCCTTGGTTTGTATCCACCTATCCGCAACAACAACTACGGATCAGAGGAATGGCATCACCAATTGACGAAAAAAGTGAACTGAATGAAGTTGTAGTTGTGGGCTATGGTACTGAAAAAAAGAAAAATTTTACCGGTGCAGTTTCTACTGTGACCGATTATACTACTGTTAACGAGACCCAGTTGGGCGTAACATTTGATATTGACATCCCCTATGATGTGAATAGTGACAACAAACCTCATACCGTTGCATTTAAAGAATACGAAGTGCCTGCCAGATACAAATATTATGCTGCTCCAAAACTAAGTACCGATGCTTATTTACTGGCTAATGTAACCGACTGGGAAAAACTAAATCTCCAGGCTGGAAATGCGAATATCATTTTTGAAGGTACTTATACCGGAAAATCATATATCAACCCAGCGAACATTTTGGATACACTTAGTTTAAGCATGGGAAAAGACAAAAAGATTATTATCACAAAAGAAAAACAACAGGATTTTAGCAGCACAAAATTTATTGGTTCGAATAAAAAACAGGTTTTTACTTATCTGATCAAGATTAGAAACACCAAAAAAGAATCCATTGATTTATCACTAAAAGATCAATATCCATTATCAACAGAAAGTGATATTGAAACCGAATTGTTAGAAAACAGTGGTGCAGAGGTAAACAAAGAAAACGGCATGCTCTCCTGGCAGTTAAAAATTGCTCCAAACGAGACCAAAACCATCAAATTAAGCTATTCGGTTAAAGCCCCTAAAAATAAAATCATTGCAGGCCTTTAGTCTTTAGTCTTTAGTCTTTAGTCTTTAGTCTTTAAAAAAACCCTTTTGTATCTTTAGTGTTTAAAAAAGATGGGAAAGAAAATTCTGATTACCGGGGCTACAGGACTTGTGGGTACTGAACTGAAAAAGCACTTGCTAAGCAAGGGTTATGCGGTGAATACACTTTCACGAAAGAAAGATGACGATGCGAATAATTTTATGTGGGATGTGTACAAAGGAACTATTGATGCTGACTGTTTGAATGGTGTAGATGCCATTATCCATTTGGCGGGAGAGGCAGTTGCCAATAAAAAATGGACCGATGAACGCAAAAAACAGATCATCGATAGCCGTGTAAAGTCAACAGAATTACTCTTCAAAACCATTAAATCTAAACCTGATCATCAGCTAAAATCGTTCATTTCTGCTTCGGCAGTTGGTTTTTATGGCGATTGCGGCGATGAAATTTTAACAGAAGAAAGCCCGAATGGTTATGGCTTTTTGGCAGACTGCTGTAAACTTTGGGAAGATGCGGTAGATCAGGGCAAAAAATTAAGCCTCAGGGTTGTAAAACTCCGTACCGGCATTGTATTGAGCAACGATGGCGGTGCATTACCCCAATTGGATAAACCGGTAAAATTGTTCGTTGGGGCTGGCTTAGGCACAGGAAAACAATGGACACCCTGGTTGCACATTGACGACATGGTTGAAATGTATATCGAAGCCATCGAAAACCTCAAAATGGAAGGGTGCTACAATGCCTGTGCTCCCTTCCCGGTAACCAACACTGCTTTAACCAAAGCCATCGCCAACCATCTTCACCGACCTTTCTGGCCAATTAAAGTACCTAAAAAAGCATTGGAATTATTACTGGGAGAACGCGTAGATGCCGTTTTGATGAGCAATAATACTTCAGCACAAAAAATTCTGGATGCGGGATTCAAATTTAAATTCACGCATTTGGATGATGCTTTAAAAGATTTGTATAAATAATTTAACTGGTTAATTTTTCAAAGTGGTTAATTGTTCTATTGTTAACTGCCCATTGAGAACTGTATAAATGGCTAATCGGTTAATTGTTCAAATTAGTTAATTTACGCTACATGCTTAACGCGAAACCAGATTAATTGTTAACTGCAAACCGCTAACTGCCAATTATAAACCATCTCAAAAAAATTACAACTTTAAAATTACACATGACTTCAATATCCATTCTCTGGTTCCGTCGCGATTTACGTTTAGCAGATAATGCCGCTTTATATCATGCCCTTAGAGGCGATTATCCAGTTCTACCGCTTTTCATTTTTGACAAGAATATATTGGATAAACTGCCCAAAGATGATGCCCGTGTAACTTTCATTTATCAAACCATTGAAGAGCTAAAGAAAGAACTTCAGCAGCAAGGGTCAGATTTACTGGTAAAATATGGTGAACCTGAAAAAATATGGCCAGAAGTTTTAAAGGAGTACAACATTAAGGAAGTTTATACCAATCACGATTATGAGCCTTATGCCCGCGAACGTGATGATAAC
Proteins encoded in this region:
- a CDS encoding 2-oxoglutarate dehydrogenase E1 component, producing MDKLSYLNGANAEYIESLYQSYQQDPGSVEFGWQKFFEGFDFGRGSEAPAVTAETPEQFLKEVNVLNLIDGYRSRGHLFTHTNPVRERRKHLPTLDLANFGLSDADLETVFNSGVEIGIGAAKLKDIVAFLKQTYAHSIGAEYKFLRTPEVLNWIQQKMESARNTPNFSIEEKKRILRKLNEAVSFENFLGTKFLGQKRFSLEGAEALIPALDSVIEKGAELGIEEFVIGMAHRGRLNVLANIMQKTYKDIFAEFEGKSYNPDTPFGGDVKYHLGYSTDVTTVSGKSVHLSLCPNPSHLETVDGVVEGMSRSKIDFKYGGDNSRLAPILIHGDASVAGQGIVYEVIQMAGLEGYKTGGTIHLVINNQIGFTTNYKDARTSTYCTDIAKVTLSPVFHVNGDDPEALVYAINLAMEYRQKYKNDVFIDILCYRRFGHNESDEPKFTQPLLYKTIEKHPNPREIYIEQLTKEGKLEAGLAKEMEKDFRGILQERLNEAKEFVAGNAEVKFGGAWADLRMATPKDFESSPVTAVKKSTLLEIGKRITALPSNKKFFKKIEKLFVERSKMVNETNVFDWAMGEQLAYGTLLSEGKRVRLSGQDVERGTFSHRHAVLTLEDSEEEYVPLANISDQQAPFDIYNSHLSEYGVLGFEYGYAMANPNALTIWEAQFGDFFNGAQIVVDQYIASAETKWQRENGLVMLLPHGYEGQGPEHSSARIERFMELCADYNMQVTNCTTPANFFHVLRRQFKRDFRKPLVVFTPKSLLRHPACVSKLEEFTEGGFKEVIDDVNAKVADVTRIVFCSGKIYYELLEKQQADKIKHVALVRVEQLYPTPVDQMEAVQTKYKNAKEIFWVQEEPENMGAWPYLFRRLYKTALKGIDVISRRESSSTATGFAKQHANQQAYILAKALELPIKQEEVKEATKKASKKMAEAD
- a CDS encoding DASH family cryptochrome, whose amino-acid sequence is MSKKILVWFRNDLRLHDNEMLVEAIAKSDSILPVYILDRRSFGETKYGTLKTGNIRAQFILESVLGLRNSLKKIGGNLLIAEGNPEDIIPQLVQEYEITEVYHHREVAREETHVSTLVENALWKLRVNLKHFIGHTLYNKEDLPFPIKDIPDAFNQFKKKIERDSIIKPCFAAPDRINVAEVIDWGTLSSLEDLNLLPQQKDQRSDFEFAGGEAEGLAHLQKVIVAMQQAATSKNLILASKLSAWLAMGSLSPRKVYWEIKKMEGVPNTKAMFNHILLGLLWRDYFRFMFKKYGNTFFSPDGFGSQGLIDVANEQDNFNKWKNAQTGFAVVDAVMTELNQTGFISNIARQTAALYLINNLEVSWVFGAAYFEEKLIDYNPASNWGNWANVAGVGNDQKSKSVFDLDKNIKNLDPKGNYSLTWAS
- a CDS encoding DUF4139 domain-containing protein — encoded protein: MKRLLISLLFPISVFAQQQIKSKAILESVTVYNNGAQLLHKGKVNLPAGTSEIVVNNISGRVNENSIQVSVSPGVTILSVQFNKDFLNTDAANPEIKKLSDSVKIISNELIKTKNAKTIEEQTLLLLDENRKSGGTSNGTNVAELIKLAEYYRTKNAEVRNAISALTLTEDKQNQKLNALQQQISELRNNPNQQLGQLVLQLTANENIDVSYHVSYVTPNANWLASYDIKAVGTSNPLGIVYKAAITQSTGLDWKKVKLSLSTGNPNYNITAPNLNPWFVSTYPQQQLRIRGMASPIDEKSELNEVVVVGYGTEKKKNFTGAVSTVTDYTTVNETQLGVTFDIDIPYDVNSDNKPHTVAFKEYEVPARYKYYAAPKLSTDAYLLANVTDWEKLNLQAGNANIIFEGTYTGKSYINPANILDTLSLSMGKDKKIIITKEKQQDFSSTKFIGSNKKQVFTYLIKIRNTKKESIDLSLKDQYPLSTESDIETELLENSGAEVNKENGMLSWQLKIAPNETKTIKLSYSVKAPKNKIIAGL
- a CDS encoding TIGR01777 family oxidoreductase codes for the protein MGKKILITGATGLVGTELKKHLLSKGYAVNTLSRKKDDDANNFMWDVYKGTIDADCLNGVDAIIHLAGEAVANKKWTDERKKQIIDSRVKSTELLFKTIKSKPDHQLKSFISASAVGFYGDCGDEILTEESPNGYGFLADCCKLWEDAVDQGKKLSLRVVKLRTGIVLSNDGGALPQLDKPVKLFVGAGLGTGKQWTPWLHIDDMVEMYIEAIENLKMEGCYNACAPFPVTNTALTKAIANHLHRPFWPIKVPKKALELLLGERVDAVLMSNNTSAQKILDAGFKFKFTHLDDALKDLYK